The proteins below are encoded in one region of Casimicrobium huifangae:
- a CDS encoding YggS family pyridoxal phosphate-dependent enzyme — translation MPALTDTQTHHDQHGRYPEAITVEDFQRNLAAVQARIDAACHRVGRDPATVRLLPVSKTKPEASLRLAYAAGCRMLGENKVQEAWRKWEAMQDLTDLQWSVIGHLQTNKAKLVARFATEFQALDSLRVAEALDRRLQVEGRSLDVFVQVNTSDEASKYGLAPEDVPTFIQALPAFSALRVRGLMTLALFSGEAEQVRQCFVLLRTLRDQLRQSAPAGIGLDELSMGMSGDFEIAIEEGATVVRVGQAIFGARPLPDSYYWPSEAEAEAGKSDHDE, via the coding sequence ATGCCAGCACTTACCGACACACAGACCCATCACGACCAGCACGGTCGGTATCCAGAGGCCATCACGGTTGAGGATTTCCAGCGGAATCTGGCGGCGGTGCAGGCGCGTATCGACGCGGCCTGCCATCGCGTTGGCCGCGATCCGGCGACCGTGCGCCTGCTGCCGGTCAGCAAGACCAAGCCCGAGGCCAGCCTGCGCCTGGCCTACGCGGCGGGCTGCCGGATGCTGGGCGAGAACAAGGTGCAGGAAGCCTGGCGCAAGTGGGAGGCCATGCAGGACTTGACCGACCTGCAGTGGTCGGTGATCGGCCATCTGCAAACCAACAAGGCCAAGCTGGTGGCGCGCTTCGCCACCGAGTTCCAGGCGCTGGACAGTCTGCGCGTGGCCGAGGCGCTGGATCGCCGCTTGCAGGTCGAAGGACGTTCGCTGGACGTGTTTGTGCAGGTCAACACTTCCGACGAAGCCAGCAAATACGGTCTGGCTCCCGAGGACGTGCCGACCTTTATCCAGGCGCTGCCTGCGTTTTCGGCGCTGCGCGTGCGCGGTTTGATGACGCTTGCACTGTTCTCCGGCGAGGCCGAACAGGTGCGCCAGTGTTTCGTGTTGCTGCGCACCTTGCGTGACCAGCTACGGCAGAGCGCGCCCGCTGGTATCGGGCTGGATGAATTGTCGATGGGCATGTCCGGCGATTTCGAGATCGCCATCGAGGAAGGTGCCACCGTGGTGCGTGTCGGACAGGCCATTTTCGGTGCCAGACCCTTGCCGGATAGCTATTACTGGCCAAGCGAGGCAGAGGCAGAGGCAGGGAAATCTGATCATGATGAATAG
- a CDS encoding PLP-dependent aminotransferase family protein, giving the protein MFKHAQLESVKAWIGDPAQGALPLHARVQRAIRQLILDGALDAGRPLPASRALAKSLGVSRDTVEAAYSQLHAEGFIERRVGSGSFVSERTQRLSGRGKPRRTSVDHKALLRLSQRGDSMLQSGGLRDFLMPRPFAPGVPETRSFPLQTWERLQRQVLKEYGTQALLHSPPQGMEPLRRAIADYVNLERGARATPERVLVLTSSQQALTLCATVLLDAGERIFLEDPVYHGARKAFDAAGLECVPVPLDADGLRVEHVLETTRASAEPPRAVFLTPSHQFPTGATLALDRRLAIIEWAREHQGWIIEDDYDSEFHYAGKPTACVQGLDPHERTIYIGTFTKSLFPGLRIGYMVLPPPLVTPMTVARTLLDGHSAPIPQLTLARFIEGGHFGAHVRTMRAVYAERRDVLARLVREHLAEFVEPRVPAGGMQMPCVFIRDIPEREAVESARRAGIDLLGLTALHASSRSSAGKAKAGFLMGFAAHAPHELEVAIKKLANILRALCR; this is encoded by the coding sequence TTGTTCAAGCACGCCCAACTTGAATCCGTCAAAGCCTGGATCGGCGACCCCGCGCAGGGCGCCTTGCCCCTGCACGCCCGCGTGCAGCGGGCCATTCGCCAGTTGATCCTTGATGGTGCGCTCGATGCAGGTAGGCCCTTGCCCGCGTCGCGTGCTTTGGCGAAGTCGCTGGGGGTTTCCCGCGATACGGTGGAGGCGGCCTACAGCCAGTTGCACGCCGAAGGTTTTATCGAGCGGCGGGTAGGCAGCGGCAGCTTCGTGTCGGAGCGAACCCAGCGCTTGTCTGGACGCGGCAAGCCTCGGCGCACGAGCGTGGATCACAAAGCATTACTACGCCTCAGCCAACGCGGCGATTCCATGCTCCAGAGCGGTGGTCTGCGCGACTTCCTGATGCCGCGTCCGTTCGCGCCCGGTGTTCCGGAAACCCGAAGCTTTCCGCTACAGACCTGGGAGCGCCTGCAACGGCAGGTGTTGAAGGAATATGGCACCCAGGCGCTGCTGCACAGCCCACCGCAAGGCATGGAACCGCTGCGTCGCGCCATCGCCGATTACGTCAATCTCGAACGTGGTGCACGTGCCACGCCCGAGCGCGTGTTGGTGCTGACCAGCTCCCAGCAAGCCCTGACCCTGTGCGCCACCGTGCTGCTCGATGCGGGCGAGCGCATTTTTCTTGAAGACCCCGTGTACCACGGCGCCCGCAAGGCGTTCGACGCTGCCGGACTGGAATGCGTACCCGTGCCGCTGGATGCCGACGGCCTGCGGGTGGAGCATGTACTTGAAACAACCAGGGCATCCGCTGAACCGCCCAGGGCGGTGTTCCTGACGCCATCGCACCAGTTCCCCACCGGCGCAACGCTGGCATTGGATCGGCGTCTGGCCATCATCGAATGGGCCAGAGAGCACCAGGGCTGGATCATCGAAGACGACTACGACAGCGAGTTTCACTATGCCGGCAAACCCACCGCCTGCGTGCAGGGACTTGATCCCCATGAGCGGACGATCTATATCGGCACCTTCACCAAATCGTTGTTCCCAGGACTGCGCATCGGCTACATGGTGCTGCCGCCGCCACTGGTCACACCCATGACGGTGGCCCGCACCCTACTGGATGGACACAGCGCGCCGATTCCGCAACTCACCCTGGCACGCTTCATTGAAGGCGGCCACTTCGGCGCGCATGTGCGCACCATGCGCGCCGTCTATGCCGAACGACGCGACGTGCTGGCGCGGCTGGTGCGCGAGCACCTGGCCGAGTTCGTGGAACCGCGAGTGCCGGCCGGGGGCATGCAGATGCCTTGCGTATTCATCCGCGACATCCCTGAGCGCGAGGCTGTGGAATCGGCCCGCCGGGCTGGGATCGACCTGCTGGGTCTGACGGCACTGCATGCGTCGAGCCGCAGCTCAGCAGGCAAAGCCAAGGCGGGCTTCCTGATGGGCTTCGCTGCCCATGCGCCCCACGAACTGGAAGTCGCCATCAAGAAGCTGGCAAATATACTGCGCGCGCTGTGCCGCTGA
- a CDS encoding GNAT family N-acetyltransferase: MNSGNVFLPVGAPVPDWRPKARATDVMLRGSKCLLEPLSPMHHADALCAAYGQALDGRDWTYLSVGPFADAPALRAYLERIAVQTDPRHFAVVDLCTGQAVGTLALMREQAEHGVIEVGFVAFSPALQRSRIATEAHFLLMTYVFETLGYRRYEWKCDSCNQRSRNAAERLGFQYEGTFRQAAIYKSRNRDTAWFSLLDSEWPVAKAAFLHWLHPQNFNTHGVQISRLQFIRERIASSGWGLEGGEATLLRGLP, translated from the coding sequence ATGAATAGCGGGAATGTTTTCTTGCCTGTCGGGGCGCCTGTACCGGATTGGCGCCCCAAAGCCCGGGCGACCGATGTCATGCTCAGGGGTAGTAAGTGTCTTCTTGAGCCACTGAGCCCCATGCATCACGCCGATGCTTTGTGCGCAGCCTATGGGCAGGCACTCGACGGCCGGGACTGGACTTATCTATCGGTCGGGCCTTTTGCGGATGCGCCAGCGCTACGGGCATATTTGGAGCGGATAGCCGTGCAGACTGATCCGCGGCATTTCGCCGTTGTCGATCTGTGTACTGGCCAAGCGGTGGGTACCTTGGCGCTGATGCGCGAGCAAGCCGAGCACGGCGTTATTGAAGTCGGCTTCGTGGCGTTCTCGCCTGCCTTGCAACGCTCGCGCATCGCCACCGAGGCGCATTTCCTGTTGATGACCTACGTGTTCGAAACGCTGGGCTATCGGCGCTACGAGTGGAAGTGTGACAGTTGCAACCAGCGTTCACGCAATGCTGCAGAACGTCTTGGATTTCAGTACGAAGGCACGTTTCGCCAGGCGGCGATCTATAAAAGCCGCAACCGTGACACGGCCTGGTTCTCCCTCCTCGATAGTGAATGGCCGGTAGCCAAGGCCGCTTTCCTGCATTGGTTGCATCCGCAGAACTTCAACACCCATGGAGTTCAGATTAGCCGTCTGCAATTTATCCGCGAGCGTATCGCCTCGTCCGGTTGGGGCCTGGAAGGCGGAGAGGCGACGCTACTCCGGGGGCTGCCATGA
- a CDS encoding benzoate/H(+) symporter BenE family transporter, translated as MSTVPSVSSVRWNDLTHPIVAGLISVIVNYGGTFILVFQAAKVAGLSPELTASWVWSISIGVGVTGIILSWVSREPIITAWSTPAAAFLVTALATTPYAEAIGAYLISAAAFVVLGLSGWFERVIRLIPPGVAAGLLAGILLQFGIGAFGGMSIDPLLAGLLIVAYVVLKRFTARYAVVGILVLGLAFLLIQDRVDLSGLTLKLAAPIFTMPEFSLNALLSVALPLFLITLTGQYMPGMLVLRNDGFRTSANPIVTVTGLGSLLMAPFGSHAFNIAAITAAICTGREAHENPDKRWIAGIAAGVFYILVGVFGVTLAAVFMAFPATFITTLAGLALLGTIGGSLAGAMSDAKTREASLITFLAAAANITLLGIGGAFWGLVIGLVAYAVLNGRLPQKASAIAPTPVNKGAN; from the coding sequence ATGTCAACCGTCCCGTCCGTTTCGTCCGTTCGCTGGAACGATCTCACCCATCCCATCGTGGCTGGCCTGATCTCGGTCATCGTCAACTACGGCGGCACCTTCATCCTGGTGTTTCAGGCCGCCAAGGTGGCCGGTCTCAGCCCGGAGCTGACGGCCTCGTGGGTGTGGTCGATTTCCATCGGTGTGGGCGTGACGGGGATCATCCTGAGTTGGGTGTCCCGCGAACCGATCATCACCGCCTGGTCAACACCGGCAGCGGCGTTTCTGGTCACAGCACTGGCGACCACGCCTTATGCAGAAGCAATCGGCGCTTACCTGATCTCGGCCGCAGCCTTCGTGGTGCTCGGACTGTCGGGCTGGTTCGAGCGGGTCATCCGCCTGATTCCACCGGGCGTGGCCGCCGGGCTGCTGGCTGGCATCCTGCTCCAGTTCGGCATCGGCGCCTTCGGCGGCATGAGCATCGACCCACTATTGGCGGGGCTGTTGATCGTCGCCTATGTGGTGCTCAAGCGCTTTACTGCGCGCTATGCGGTGGTGGGCATCTTGGTGCTGGGACTGGCTTTCCTGCTTATTCAGGATCGCGTCGATCTGTCGGGGCTGACCCTGAAGCTGGCCGCACCGATCTTCACCATGCCCGAGTTTTCGCTCAATGCCTTACTGAGCGTGGCGCTGCCGTTGTTCCTCATCACCCTGACCGGACAATACATGCCGGGCATGCTGGTGCTGCGCAATGACGGCTTCAGAACCAGTGCCAACCCCATCGTGACGGTCACCGGGCTCGGCTCCCTGCTGATGGCGCCATTCGGTTCACACGCCTTCAACATCGCCGCGATCACGGCTGCCATCTGTACCGGTCGGGAGGCGCACGAGAACCCGGACAAGCGCTGGATCGCCGGTATTGCCGCTGGCGTGTTCTACATCCTGGTTGGTGTGTTTGGGGTGACGCTGGCCGCCGTTTTCATGGCCTTCCCGGCAACCTTCATCACCACGCTGGCGGGCCTGGCGCTGCTGGGCACCATTGGCGGCAGCCTTGCCGGTGCCATGAGCGATGCCAAGACTCGTGAAGCCTCGCTGATCACTTTCCTGGCGGCAGCCGCCAACATCACCCTGCTGGGCATTGGCGGTGCGTTCTGGGGCTTGGTAATCGGCCTGGTGGCTTATGCGGTACTCAATGGCCGTTTGCCGCAGAAGGCATCCGCCATTGCGCCAACGCCGGTCAACAAGGGGGCGAACTGA
- the pdxK gene encoding pyridoxine/pyridoxal/pyridoxamine kinase, producing MKPLDINVVSVQSQVVYGRVGNNVAVPALEALGLSVAAVPTVVFSNTPHYPTIHGGALPTEWFEGYLQDLSARGALHALRTILAGYLGNPAQAQALARWMRALLKERADLRIVIDPVMGDHDHGIYVDPSLVDAYRRDLLPLADGLTPNGFELAHLTGLAVNDVESVITAARTLLMGRTQWVAVTSAAPDTWAQDEMQVVLVTRTQAEVIAHPHIHATPKGTGDLFCATLAGHWINGTGLSQAAAQACRQVVRALRHTEQARCAELLLPPMANSHGNYEIQVHEYVHHYLSN from the coding sequence ATGAAACCTTTGGACATCAATGTGGTGTCGGTGCAGTCACAGGTCGTCTATGGCCGAGTCGGAAACAATGTCGCGGTTCCGGCCCTGGAGGCGCTGGGGTTGTCAGTGGCTGCTGTTCCCACCGTGGTATTCAGCAACACACCGCACTACCCGACGATACACGGTGGCGCGTTGCCCACCGAATGGTTCGAAGGCTATTTGCAGGATCTTTCGGCGCGCGGAGCGTTGCATGCGCTTCGCACCATTCTGGCTGGCTACCTTGGCAACCCGGCGCAGGCTCAAGCCTTGGCCCGTTGGATGCGGGCTCTGCTGAAAGAACGTGCAGACCTGCGCATCGTGATCGACCCAGTGATGGGTGACCACGACCACGGCATCTATGTCGATCCCAGTCTGGTGGATGCCTACCGCCGTGATTTGTTGCCACTGGCCGATGGGCTGACACCCAATGGCTTTGAACTGGCACACCTGACCGGGTTGGCGGTGAACGACGTCGAAAGCGTCATTACCGCCGCCCGCACCTTGCTGATGGGGCGTACCCAATGGGTCGCGGTGACCAGTGCCGCGCCGGATACCTGGGCGCAGGATGAGATGCAGGTGGTGCTTGTTACCCGCACGCAAGCCGAGGTCATTGCACATCCGCATATTCATGCCACACCCAAGGGCACCGGCGACCTGTTTTGCGCCACCTTGGCCGGGCACTGGATCAACGGGACTGGCCTGTCACAGGCCGCCGCCCAAGCGTGTCGCCAGGTTGTGCGCGCGCTACGCCATACAGAACAGGCGCGATGCGCCGAACTGTTGTTGCCACCGATGGCGAACAGCCACGGCAACTACGAAATACAGGTACA